A single window of Archangium gephyra DNA harbors:
- a CDS encoding BMP family lipoprotein — MRLRHLALVLALPLLPACKSQKEAPPAAPAKPTAPETAAKAPTTQKSRIGLVLGLGGRGDQSFNDSALRGLEVWAAGVKYEEGGYKDVSSEELESTLQLSLGQDRARRNLQVTPLGITPIVLQSRVAEDYEPNLQLLVEEQGVALSLAVGFMLENAVEAAAKRNPDKHFLLVDSPLLSGQGEPYSLPNVRTVVFREEEGCYLVGALAGLTTKTGKVGFVGGMEIPLVKRFEAGFRAGVAATNPKATVVSNYTGGFTNFALGKQVGQDLLTKGADVLFAAAGVDGLGAIQAVKEARDEGKTVYVIGVDSDPSHLAPKAVLSAVVKRVDLVVYEAVRDEVQGRFQGGNQSLGLKEGGITYAPVRLDFPGKDGALARLEELKAKIISGELQVPTHPDQLRPATAAPGTP; from the coding sequence ATGCGCCTGCGTCACCTCGCCCTGGTCCTCGCCCTGCCCCTCCTGCCGGCCTGCAAGAGCCAGAAGGAGGCGCCTCCCGCCGCTCCCGCGAAGCCCACCGCTCCGGAGACCGCGGCCAAGGCCCCCACCACCCAGAAGAGCCGCATCGGCCTCGTCCTGGGGCTCGGGGGACGCGGGGATCAGTCCTTCAATGACTCGGCCCTGCGCGGCCTGGAGGTCTGGGCCGCGGGCGTGAAGTACGAGGAGGGCGGCTACAAGGACGTTTCCTCCGAGGAGCTCGAGTCCACGCTCCAGCTGTCGCTCGGACAGGACAGGGCCCGGCGCAACCTCCAGGTGACTCCGCTCGGCATCACGCCCATCGTCCTCCAGAGCCGGGTGGCCGAGGACTACGAGCCCAACCTGCAACTGCTGGTGGAGGAGCAGGGCGTGGCGCTGTCGCTCGCGGTGGGCTTCATGCTGGAGAACGCGGTGGAGGCGGCGGCGAAGCGCAACCCGGACAAACACTTCCTCCTGGTGGACAGCCCGCTGCTGTCCGGCCAGGGCGAGCCGTACAGCCTGCCCAACGTGCGCACCGTCGTCTTCCGCGAGGAGGAGGGTTGCTACCTGGTGGGCGCGCTGGCCGGGCTCACGACGAAGACGGGCAAGGTGGGCTTCGTGGGCGGCATGGAGATTCCGCTGGTGAAGCGCTTCGAGGCCGGTTTCCGCGCGGGTGTGGCGGCCACCAACCCCAAGGCCACCGTGGTGTCCAACTACACCGGCGGCTTCACCAACTTCGCGCTCGGCAAGCAGGTGGGGCAGGACCTGCTGACCAAGGGCGCGGATGTCCTCTTCGCCGCTGCGGGCGTGGACGGTTTGGGCGCCATCCAGGCGGTGAAGGAGGCGCGTGACGAGGGCAAGACCGTCTACGTCATCGGCGTGGACTCGGACCCGTCTCACCTGGCGCCCAAGGCCGTGCTGTCCGCGGTGGTGAAGCGCGTGGACCTGGTGGTGTACGAGGCCGTGAGGGATGAGGTCCAGGGCCGCTTCCAGGGCGGCAACCAGTCCCTGGGCCTGAAGGAGGGCGGCATCACCTACGCCCCCGTGCGGCTGGACTTCCCTGGCAAGGACGGCGCCCTGGCCAGGCTGGAGGAGCTGAAGGCGAAGATCATCTCCGGGGAGCTCCAGGTGCCCACGCACCCGGATCAGCTCCGGCCCGCCACCGCGGCGCCTGGCACCCCCTGA
- a CDS encoding tetratricopeptide repeat protein codes for MLRSATENGRRPWVLGLGLAITLLGAPALAQQQQPPPAAHDGHAHEAPAKGGTKAPTKAAEKQEAFFGREELVRQAKVHEEGCKKGDKGECFNSALTYAQGAGVPKDDARAAALYKKACDKGHLDACNNLGIAYAEGTGVQKDPKQAFALFDKSCKAEDAKGCFNVGLAYNAGLGVDKDPGRAGASFEKACGKGHADGCFSLAIAHANGKGVEKNLEKSTALFSKACDAGHMTACNSLGVAYMAGYGVAKDPKRAVSLFEKACAAEFPGGCLNAGIAHRSGSGVAKSPERSREFIQKACNLGLEPACKALQPAPKAP; via the coding sequence ATGCTTCGCTCTGCAACCGAGAACGGCCGGCGCCCCTGGGTGCTCGGCCTCGGTCTGGCCATCACCCTGCTGGGGGCGCCCGCCCTCGCGCAGCAGCAGCAGCCGCCGCCCGCGGCGCATGACGGGCACGCACACGAGGCGCCCGCCAAGGGGGGCACGAAGGCGCCGACGAAGGCCGCCGAGAAGCAGGAGGCCTTCTTCGGCCGCGAGGAGCTGGTTCGCCAGGCCAAGGTCCACGAGGAGGGCTGCAAGAAGGGCGACAAGGGAGAGTGCTTCAACTCGGCGCTGACCTACGCACAGGGCGCGGGCGTGCCCAAGGACGATGCCCGCGCGGCCGCCCTCTACAAGAAGGCGTGCGACAAGGGCCACCTGGACGCCTGCAACAACCTGGGCATCGCCTACGCGGAGGGCACGGGCGTGCAGAAGGATCCGAAGCAGGCCTTCGCGCTCTTCGACAAGAGCTGCAAGGCGGAGGATGCGAAGGGCTGTTTCAACGTGGGCCTCGCCTACAACGCGGGCCTGGGCGTGGACAAGGATCCGGGGCGTGCTGGCGCCTCCTTCGAGAAGGCCTGCGGCAAGGGGCACGCGGATGGGTGCTTCAGCCTCGCCATCGCCCATGCGAACGGCAAGGGCGTGGAGAAGAACCTGGAGAAATCCACGGCCCTCTTCTCGAAGGCCTGCGACGCGGGGCACATGACGGCCTGCAACAGCCTCGGTGTGGCCTATATGGCGGGATACGGCGTGGCGAAGGATCCCAAGCGCGCCGTCTCCCTATTCGAGAAGGCCTGTGCCGCGGAGTTCCCGGGAGGCTGTCTCAACGCCGGCATCGCCCACCGCAGTGGCAGCGGCGTGGCGAAGAGCCCGGAGCGCTCCCGGGAGTTCATCCAGAAGGCCTGCAACCTCGGGCTCGAGCCCGCGTGCAAGGCGCTCCAGCCCGCTCCAAAAGCGCCTTGA
- a CDS encoding nuclear transport factor 2 family protein, translating to MSTTNLDFARRYFRAIEQGATGEALAAFFHPEVTQVEYPNRLVPAGATRDLRALLEGAERGQKVVASQRYEVRHTVEQGDSLALEVAWSATLKVPVGSLPAGGTMRASFGVFLTFREGRILSQHNYDCFEPF from the coding sequence ATGTCCACGACGAACCTCGACTTCGCGCGCCGTTACTTCCGGGCCATCGAGCAGGGAGCGACGGGAGAGGCGCTGGCCGCCTTCTTCCACCCCGAGGTGACGCAGGTGGAGTACCCCAACCGGCTCGTCCCCGCGGGGGCGACGAGGGACCTGCGGGCACTGCTCGAGGGAGCGGAGCGCGGCCAGAAGGTGGTGGCCTCGCAGCGCTACGAGGTGCGTCACACGGTGGAGCAGGGAGACAGCCTTGCCCTCGAGGTGGCGTGGAGCGCGACGCTCAAGGTGCCGGTGGGCTCACTGCCGGCGGGAGGGACGATGCGTGCCTCGTTCGGGGTGTTCCTCACCTTCCGTGAGGGCCGCATCCTCTCGCAGCACAACTACGACTGCTTCGAGCCCTTCTAG
- a CDS encoding ABC transporter ATP-binding protein, with protein MSNHRPLQADTPAAPPEQPSPTPATPGVQVEGVNKAYRRGQRVLSDVSLHIRAGETFGIIGPNGAGKTTLFGCMLGLLWPDSGTVRVAGLPPDHLEVRRLTGYLPERLTFDPGLTARQFLAFHHSLAERPVRERPQEVEALLTQVGLDKTVWDRDTRKFSRGMLQRLGLAQALVGQPRVLFLDEPTLGIDPEGVLHLRALLRDIKSRGVTVIINSHDLAQLEKVCDRVAFFRAGRVEAIEDLGSPSATLTRHALVVRWAGPQSLSPEQLATVAGETGATLLDTAEDSLRFSVEDDWGASRLLGALLKAGLPVASASREEGRLERFFQQQGDRTP; from the coding sequence ATGTCCAATCACAGACCGCTGCAGGCAGACACGCCCGCGGCCCCTCCGGAGCAGCCTTCCCCTACCCCGGCCACCCCCGGGGTCCAGGTGGAGGGTGTCAACAAGGCCTACCGCCGGGGCCAGCGCGTGTTGTCGGACGTGAGCCTCCACATCCGCGCCGGAGAGACGTTCGGCATCATCGGCCCCAACGGCGCCGGGAAGACGACCCTCTTCGGGTGCATGCTCGGCCTGCTGTGGCCGGACTCGGGCACCGTGCGCGTCGCGGGCCTGCCGCCGGACCACCTGGAGGTGCGCCGCCTCACCGGCTACCTCCCCGAGCGCCTCACCTTCGATCCGGGGCTCACCGCGCGCCAGTTCCTCGCCTTCCACCACTCGCTGGCCGAGCGGCCCGTCCGCGAGCGTCCTCAGGAGGTGGAGGCCCTCCTCACCCAGGTGGGGCTGGACAAGACCGTGTGGGACCGGGACACGCGCAAGTTCTCCCGCGGCATGCTGCAGCGGCTCGGCCTGGCCCAGGCGCTCGTCGGCCAGCCCCGCGTCCTCTTCCTCGACGAGCCCACGCTGGGCATCGACCCCGAGGGCGTGCTGCACCTGCGCGCCCTGCTGCGCGACATCAAGTCCCGGGGTGTCACCGTCATCATCAACTCGCACGACCTGGCCCAGCTCGAGAAGGTGTGTGACCGGGTGGCCTTCTTTCGCGCCGGCCGTGTGGAGGCCATCGAGGACCTGGGCTCGCCCTCGGCCACCCTCACCCGCCATGCGCTGGTGGTGCGCTGGGCCGGCCCCCAATCCCTCTCACCCGAGCAGCTCGCCACCGTGGCCGGGGAGACGGGCGCCACGCTGCTGGACACCGCGGAGGACTCGCTGCGCTTCTCCGTGGAGGATGACTGGGGCGCCTCGCGCCTGCTGGGGGCCCTGCTGAAAGCGGGCCTGCCCGTGGCCAGCGCCTCCCGCGAGGAGGGACGGCTGGAGCGCTTCTTCCAACAGCAAGGAGACCGGACCCCATGA
- a CDS encoding thioredoxin family protein encodes MRPVDPGSTRALPRGLLVAAVLLLGARVASAVYEQHHPSQPWSLVAWVPLEQAEALSRERHLPILYYFSADWCSPCQVMERDVFNNDYAARNINTRYIPVKLKDRRQEEGENLPAVQALIKAHSVSSFPSFAIVGLDGKRQRLTRGYGGYTSTLQFLRIPTPSD; translated from the coding sequence ATGCGTCCCGTTGATCCGGGCTCCACCCGCGCGCTGCCCCGCGGGTTGCTGGTGGCCGCCGTGCTGCTGCTGGGCGCCCGGGTGGCCAGCGCCGTCTACGAGCAGCACCACCCTTCCCAGCCCTGGAGCCTGGTGGCCTGGGTACCCCTGGAGCAGGCCGAGGCCCTCTCCCGCGAGCGCCACCTGCCCATCCTCTATTACTTCTCCGCCGACTGGTGCTCGCCCTGCCAGGTGATGGAGCGCGACGTCTTCAACAACGACTACGCGGCCCGCAACATCAACACGCGCTACATCCCCGTGAAGCTGAAGGATCGCCGCCAGGAGGAGGGGGAGAACCTGCCCGCCGTGCAGGCCCTCATCAAGGCGCACTCCGTCAGCTCCTTCCCCTCCTTCGCCATCGTGGGACTGGACGGAAAGCGCCAACGCCTGACACGCGGCTACGGCGGCTACACCTCCACGCTGCAATTCCTGCGCATCCCCACGCCCTCGGATTGA
- a CDS encoding YbdD/YjiX family protein: MGAAKDSLRAFWLQAVRTARLIIGVPDYDTYVQHMRLKHPGRPVMSYPEFFDERMRARYRGGGGRCC, translated from the coding sequence ATGGGCGCCGCGAAAGACTCGCTGAGGGCCTTCTGGCTCCAGGCGGTGCGGACCGCCCGGTTGATCATCGGCGTGCCCGACTACGACACCTACGTCCAGCACATGCGGCTGAAGCACCCCGGGCGGCCCGTGATGAGCTACCCGGAGTTCTTCGACGAGCGCATGCGGGCGCGCTACCGCGGAGGCGGCGGGCGCTGCTGCTGA